A window of the Entelurus aequoreus isolate RoL-2023_Sb linkage group LG28, RoL_Eaeq_v1.1, whole genome shotgun sequence genome harbors these coding sequences:
- the rpl36a gene encoding large ribosomal subunit protein eL42 has translation MVNVPKTRRTYCKKCKKHQPHKVTQYKKGKDSLYAQGKRRYDRKQSGYGGQTKPIFRKKAKTTKKIVLRLECVEPNCRSKRMLAIKRCKHFELGGDKKRKGQVIQF, from the exons ATG GTGAACGTCCCGAAGACGcgcaggacttactgcaaaaagtgCAAAAAGCACCAACCCCACAAAGTTACCCAGTACAAGAAGGGAAAGGATTCCCTCTATGCACAGG GCAAGAGGAGATACGACCGCAAGCAGAGCGGCTACGGTGGCCAAACAAAGCCCATCTTCCGTAAAAAG GCTAAAACAACAAAGAAGATCGTGTTGAGGCTTGAGTGCGTGGAGCCCAACTGCAGATCTAAGAGAATGCTGGCCATCAAAAGATGCAAGCACTTTGAGTTGGGTGGTGACAAGAAGAGAAAG gGCCAGGTCATCCAGTTCTAA